Below is a genomic region from Thermochromatium tepidum ATCC 43061.
GCCCGAGGAGATCGCCCGGTTCGAGCGCGAGGCGGGCGATCTGTTGACGGCGCTTGGGTATGGGCTGGCCGAGGTCTGAGGGTGGCGATCCGCAACGTGTGGCGTCGATCTGCGCCTAAACGCGAGACGCCCCCCCCGATCCTCATCGGCGGCTTCTATCGCTCCGGCACCACCCTGCTGCGGCGCCTGCTCGATGCCCACCCCGAGGTCCACTGCCCGCCGGAGCTCAAGTTCATGCGCGACCTCTTGGGCGAATATCGCGACGACCCCTACGGCCATCTGCGTTTCTCCAACACCTGCCGGGCGCTGCCGCTCGCCGAGTCCGAACGCCTCGCCATCTGGGGGCGCGCCTATGCCGAGCTTCGCACCCGCGCCGCCGAGCGCCTCGGCAAACGCCGCTGGGCCGACAAAGACCCCGAGAATGCGCGCTATCTGCCGTATTGGGAACAGGCGCTGGGGTCAAACTTCGTCTATGTCCATCTGGTCCGAGACCCGCTCGACACCCTGGCCTCGGTGCGCGAGATGGGGTTTGAAAAGAGCCTGCCGCCCGGGCTGGCAGAACAGGTGGCGCTCTGGCGCGCCAATGCAGAGGCGGCACTCCAGTTCCGCGAGCGCGCCCCGGAGCGGGCCTCTGTCCTGAGCTACGAGGCCCTGGTCAAACGCCCGGGGCCGACCCTGGAGGCCTTGCTCGCCTGGCTCGGTCTCGAACCGGACGACAGCCTCATCCAGGGTCTGACCGACCCGGCGCGCGGACGCGGGCTAGAGGACCCCAAGATCGACCGGACCTCGGGCATCCATGGTGAGGGCCTGGGCCGCGGGGTCCGCGAACTGGATCCCGCCAGCCAGGCATTCATCGCGACCGAACTGGGCGCACTGTATCTGGACCTGCTTCGGGCGAGCGGCGCTGCTCACTCGATCCGTGCCCGATAGCGGGCCAACTGCTCTTCGGTCAACAGGTCCCGAATCGCGGCCCCGCCCGTCCAGCCCGTGGGCTGACCATAGGTCCCGTCGGCCTTGGGCATGATCGCCAGGTCGTTGAGGATGGCATTGACCAGACCGCGCTCACGCACCGAGCCGCTCACCAGGGCCTCGATGTAGTAATCGAGGATCCGCGGGTCGAGGTCGGAGGATGAGCCAAAGAGGTTTATGAACACCTCATCCACCCGAGAGCTCGCCGTGGCGCGGTCGAGCGGGGCGGTGCCCCAGCCCATCTGATCGCTGAGATACGTCTGAAGCCCAGCCCCTGTGGGCCTCCAGACGCTGCCTTTGTTGTCGCGCAGCACAGCGCCCCACTGGGCCAGCTCAGCGTCGGTGGCCGTGCGCCCGAGGACCCCCAAGAAATAGGCATTCACCTTGCGGTAGTAGGACTCGGCCGTGTGGCCAGCCGAGGCATAGGAGACGATCCGGAAGTTTTGATGGGGTTCGGACCATTGCAGCGTGACACTGTCGCCCAGACGCGGGAAATCAGACACCGAGTGCAGACGCTGCACGCCGGTGATGCGGCCCTGGCCGGCGGG
It encodes:
- a CDS encoding sulfotransferase family protein, which translates into the protein MAIRNVWRRSAPKRETPPPILIGGFYRSGTTLLRRLLDAHPEVHCPPELKFMRDLLGEYRDDPYGHLRFSNTCRALPLAESERLAIWGRAYAELRTRAAERLGKRRWADKDPENARYLPYWEQALGSNFVYVHLVRDPLDTLASVREMGFEKSLPPGLAEQVALWRANAEAALQFRERAPERASVLSYEALVKRPGPTLEALLAWLGLEPDDSLIQGLTDPARGRGLEDPKIDRTSGIHGEGLGRGVRELDPASQAFIATELGALYLDLLRASGAAHSIRAR